One part of the Pseudemcibacter aquimaris genome encodes these proteins:
- a CDS encoding class I SAM-dependent methyltransferase, producing MFQDVVELSSFYSSPLGKVTSRLIRRQIKTLWPSVKGMDVMGLGYATPYLKNFRDEADHTFAIMPSQQGVIRWPRYKDHDKDQYGRYKGNLTALARETDLPVKDASQDRIILVHCLEHTDHSKAMLREVWRTLSPGGRVMIIVPSRLGPWCRSESNPFGHGKPFSTSQLKQLLSQNMLSPTRWTSALYLPPFKSRTMLTALLTLEKTGRRWWNQFAGVLIIEAEKQIYAANPVEGSKMKIAEPIAVGTQMTKSSLVTSDDV from the coding sequence ATGTTTCAAGATGTGGTCGAGCTTAGCAGTTTTTATAGTTCCCCTTTAGGGAAGGTCACATCACGCCTGATCAGAAGACAGATTAAAACTCTATGGCCATCCGTTAAAGGCATGGATGTCATGGGCCTTGGTTATGCAACGCCTTATCTTAAGAACTTCAGGGACGAAGCAGATCATACATTCGCTATTATGCCATCACAGCAAGGGGTGATCAGATGGCCCCGCTATAAGGATCATGATAAAGACCAATATGGCAGGTATAAGGGAAACCTGACAGCACTCGCCCGGGAAACTGACCTACCGGTGAAAGATGCCAGCCAGGACAGAATAATCTTGGTACACTGCCTTGAACATACCGATCACAGTAAAGCCATGCTGCGCGAAGTATGGCGTACGCTTTCACCAGGGGGACGCGTTATGATCATTGTGCCAAGCAGGCTTGGCCCATGGTGCAGATCGGAATCAAATCCGTTCGGGCATGGTAAGCCATTCAGCACATCGCAGTTAAAACAGCTTTTGTCACAAAACATGTTAAGCCCGACGCGCTGGACATCGGCATTATATTTGCCGCCTTTTAAAAGCAGAACCATGTTAACGGCGCTGCTTACCCTTGAAAAAACAGGGCGGCGTTGGTGGAACCAATTCGCCGGGGTCCTGATCATCGAAGCAGAAAAACAGATTTATGCCGCCAACCCGGTTGAGGGCAGCAAAATGAAAATAGCAGAACCAATTGCCGTTGGCACCCAAATGACAAAATCATCATTAGTCACGAGTGATGACGTATAG
- a CDS encoding prephenate/arogenate dehydrogenase family protein: MEIYNQITIIGLGLIGSSLARGIKDKELTEKLVGFDINPDYQKQILDLNLVDVLCDKITDAVKDADLVILATPVGTYAEIGKEIADHLKEGATLSDVGSVKSSVLASLEDIVPEHVHLIPAHPVAGTEQSGPDAGFASLFHDRWAIITPPKGADENAVKMLETLWKELGSNIEIMDADHHDRVLAITSHIPHLIAYNIVSTARDLEDVTKSEVIKFSAGGFRDFTRIAASDPTMWRDVFLNNKDAVLEMLGRFSEDLTALQRAIRWGDGDQLFELFEKTRRIRRQIIDAGQDEDAPDFGRHHDD; this comes from the coding sequence ATGGAAATTTATAATCAAATCACCATCATCGGGCTAGGCCTTATCGGGTCATCCCTCGCGCGCGGCATCAAGGATAAAGAACTAACCGAAAAACTGGTTGGTTTTGATATCAACCCGGATTATCAAAAACAGATTTTAGACTTAAATCTGGTTGATGTATTATGTGACAAAATCACTGATGCTGTGAAAGATGCTGACCTTGTCATTCTGGCAACACCCGTGGGCACATACGCTGAAATTGGTAAAGAAATTGCGGATCATCTAAAAGAAGGCGCAACCCTTTCCGATGTTGGTAGTGTTAAATCATCCGTTCTTGCATCGCTTGAAGATATCGTGCCGGAACATGTGCATTTAATCCCTGCTCATCCCGTGGCAGGTACAGAACAATCAGGACCTGATGCCGGTTTCGCGAGCCTGTTTCATGATCGTTGGGCCATTATCACACCACCAAAAGGTGCTGACGAGAACGCAGTGAAAATGTTAGAGACACTTTGGAAAGAGCTGGGCAGTAATATTGAAATAATGGATGCAGATCACCATGACAGGGTTCTGGCGATCACAAGTCACATTCCCCATTTGATTGCTTATAATATCGTAAGCACAGCACGTGACCTGGAAGATGTGACAAAATCCGAAGTGATTAAATTTTCGGCAGGTGGTTTTCGTGATTTTACCCGTATTGCGGCGTCCGACCCGACCATGTGGCGTGATGTGTTTTTAAATAATAAAGATGCCGTACTTGAAATGCTTGGCCGTTTCAGCGAAGACCTAACGGCACTGCAACGGGCCATCCGTTGGGGCGACGGCGATCAATTATTTGAACTGTTTGAAAAAACACGCCGCATCAGACGTCAAATTATTGATGCCGGTCAGGACGAGGACGCACCGGATTTTGGCCGTCATCACGACGATTGA
- a CDS encoding M13 family metallopeptidase — MKFTKFATMAAVAALLIGCDNTENTNQENQVDQELQMIGSDQISGIAFENMDDTVHPGDNFNQYVSGTWFKNTEIPADKSRYGAFHVLRDNAEEDVRKIIEEAASSGAAVGSSEQKVGDLYKSYMDMETRNALGTKPLEARLAAIDAITDLKGLSDYIADAGKYGFNNPIPMFISNDAKEPTQYAIQTWQGGLGLPDREYYFNDDEKSVDIRAKYVDHITKMMELAGVSADANEIMALETQIAEHHWLKEDNRDANKRYNKYNRADLSALLSNLDVDNFLAITGAADVESVIINQPSYMEGLNGLFASVDLETWKTYFRWSLVNDMASRLNEDMDKQNFEFYSKTLSGVEEQRPMWRRAVSAVSSNLGEVVGEVYVSKHFKPDAKARMVELVGNLTKAYGESIKELDWMGPETKEKALAKLAKFTPKIGYPDKWKDYSMLEIKADDYAGNIERSALTTHNRELAKLGGPIDKTEWFMTPQTVNAYYNPTMNEIVFPAAILQPPFFNMPADDAVNYGGIGGVIGHEIGHGFDDSGSRYNGDGALENWWTDEDKEKFADLTSALVAQYDAYEPVEGTNVNGTFTLGENIGDLSGLSIAYKAYKMSLDGKEAPVIDGLTGDQRFFIGWAQAFQSKIRDEALVTQIQTDPHAPDQYRVNGIVYNIDAFYDAFDVDESHALYIKPEDRVKIW; from the coding sequence ATGAAATTTACAAAATTTGCGACGATGGCTGCAGTAGCGGCCCTATTAATTGGTTGTGATAACACAGAAAACACAAATCAAGAAAACCAAGTTGATCAGGAATTACAAATGATTGGATCTGATCAAATTTCGGGAATCGCGTTTGAAAATATGGATGATACGGTCCACCCTGGTGATAATTTTAATCAGTATGTCAGCGGCACCTGGTTTAAAAATACTGAAATTCCGGCCGATAAAAGCCGTTATGGTGCATTTCATGTACTGCGTGATAATGCTGAAGAAGACGTAAGAAAGATTATTGAGGAAGCAGCATCGTCTGGCGCAGCGGTCGGTAGTTCAGAACAAAAAGTCGGTGATTTATATAAATCATATATGGATATGGAAACCCGAAATGCACTGGGTACAAAACCGCTTGAAGCAAGACTTGCGGCGATTGATGCAATTACAGATTTAAAAGGGTTATCTGATTATATTGCGGATGCAGGAAAATACGGTTTTAACAACCCTATTCCGATGTTTATCAGTAATGATGCCAAAGAGCCGACCCAATATGCAATTCAGACTTGGCAGGGTGGATTAGGGTTACCGGACCGCGAATATTATTTTAATGATGATGAAAAATCCGTGGATATTCGCGCGAAATATGTCGACCATATTACCAAAATGATGGAATTGGCGGGTGTTAGCGCTGATGCAAATGAGATCATGGCACTGGAAACCCAAATAGCCGAACATCATTGGTTAAAAGAAGATAACCGTGATGCCAACAAACGCTACAATAAATATAATCGCGCTGATTTAAGCGCATTATTGTCAAATCTTGATGTCGATAACTTCCTTGCGATCACGGGTGCTGCTGATGTTGAAAGTGTTATCATCAACCAGCCAAGTTACATGGAAGGTTTAAATGGTCTGTTCGCGTCCGTTGATCTTGAAACATGGAAAACATATTTCCGTTGGTCGCTTGTTAATGATATGGCGAGCCGCTTAAACGAAGATATGGATAAACAAAATTTTGAATTTTATTCAAAAACACTAAGCGGTGTTGAAGAACAACGTCCAATGTGGCGACGGGCTGTGTCAGCGGTTAGCAGTAACCTTGGCGAAGTCGTTGGCGAAGTTTATGTGTCCAAGCATTTTAAGCCGGATGCTAAAGCCCGCATGGTGGAACTTGTGGGTAATCTGACCAAAGCATATGGCGAAAGTATTAAAGAGCTTGATTGGATGGGACCAGAAACGAAAGAGAAGGCCTTAGCGAAGCTTGCGAAATTTACACCGAAAATCGGTTACCCTGACAAATGGAAAGATTATTCCATGCTAGAGATTAAGGCCGATGATTATGCGGGTAATATTGAAAGGTCTGCCTTAACAACCCATAACCGTGAACTGGCAAAACTTGGTGGGCCGATTGACAAGACGGAATGGTTTATGACCCCGCAAACGGTTAATGCTTATTATAATCCAACCATGAATGAAATCGTGTTCCCAGCGGCAATCCTACAACCGCCATTCTTCAATATGCCAGCGGATGATGCGGTCAATTATGGTGGTATCGGCGGTGTCATCGGCCATGAAATTGGTCATGGTTTCGATGATAGCGGCAGCCGTTATAATGGCGATGGTGCGCTTGAAAACTGGTGGACTGATGAAGATAAAGAAAAATTCGCGGATCTCACATCAGCGCTCGTCGCGCAGTATGATGCCTATGAACCAGTTGAGGGTACCAATGTAAATGGTACATTCACACTCGGTGAAAATATTGGTGACTTGAGCGGTCTTAGCATTGCGTATAAAGCTTATAAAATGTCATTGGATGGTAAAGAGGCACCGGTTATCGATGGGCTTACAGGCGATCAACGTTTCTTCATTGGTTGGGCGCAAGCGTTCCAGTCCAAAATCCGTGACGAGGCATTAGTCACTCAAATTCAAACGGACCCACATGCACCGGATCAATACCGCGTCAACGGCATCGTATATAACATTGATGCCTTTTATGACGCTTTTGATGTGGATGAAAGTCATGCGCTTTATATCAAACCGGAAGACCGGGTGAAAATCTGGTAA
- the metX gene encoding homoserine O-acetyltransferase MetX, protein MTEEIENIDQDDGYAEVVTLGQNEPLLLSSGVTLSPFKVAYKCWGKLNADKSNAILVCHALTGDQYARGKNPLTGKEGWWPKVIGPGLPIDTNKFFVICSNVLGSCSGTTGPTETNPETGKPYGLDFPVITISDMVSAQVRLIDHLGIDKLFSVIGGSMGGMQVMHWAVGHRDRVRTAMPIASTWRHSAQNIAFHEVGRQAIMADPNWQGGKYKENDERPHAGLSVARMAAHITYMSEKSLTSKFGRNLQDREKLTFGFDADFQVESYLRYQGISFVDRFDANSYLYITRAMDYYDITSRYDGSLTAALEGTDVKFCIMSFTSDWLYTTRESREMVRALNAVGAQVSFMEIDMDKGHDSFLLDCPEMFNIMSGFLNAEAEIAGVVNNE, encoded by the coding sequence ATGACGGAAGAAATTGAAAATATTGATCAGGATGACGGATATGCCGAGGTGGTGACACTGGGGCAGAATGAACCGCTTCTGCTTTCTTCTGGCGTAACGCTTTCACCGTTTAAGGTGGCCTATAAATGCTGGGGTAAATTAAATGCGGATAAATCAAATGCCATATTGGTTTGTCATGCCCTGACGGGTGATCAATATGCTCGTGGGAAAAACCCGCTTACAGGCAAAGAAGGATGGTGGCCAAAGGTTATTGGTCCCGGTCTTCCGATTGATACCAATAAATTTTTTGTTATTTGTTCCAATGTTCTTGGATCCTGTAGCGGCACAACAGGGCCCACTGAAACGAACCCTGAAACAGGAAAGCCATATGGCCTTGATTTTCCGGTGATCACCATTTCAGATATGGTGTCGGCGCAGGTGAGGCTTATTGATCATTTGGGTATTGATAAATTATTTTCTGTGATCGGTGGATCCATGGGGGGGATGCAGGTGATGCACTGGGCCGTTGGTCATCGTGACCGCGTCAGAACGGCAATGCCGATTGCATCCACATGGCGTCATTCAGCACAGAATATCGCCTTCCACGAGGTTGGCAGACAAGCGATTATGGCTGACCCGAATTGGCAGGGTGGTAAATATAAAGAAAATGATGAAAGACCACATGCGGGGCTTTCTGTGGCACGGATGGCGGCGCATATTACCTATATGTCGGAAAAAAGCCTGACCAGTAAGTTTGGTAGGAACCTACAGGACCGTGAAAAGCTGACTTTTGGATTTGATGCAGATTTCCAGGTGGAAAGTTACCTAAGGTATCAGGGGATTTCCTTTGTGGACCGGTTTGACGCGAATAGTTACCTTTATATCACGCGGGCGATGGATTATTACGACATCACCAGCAGATATGATGGCAGTTTAACTGCCGCCCTTGAAGGGACGGATGTAAAATTCTGCATCATGTCGTTTACGTCTGACTGGTTATATACCACCCGTGAAAGCCGTGAAATGGTACGTGCTTTAAATGCGGTTGGTGCACAGGTCAGTTTCATGGAAATTGACATGGATAAAGGCCATGATAGTTTCTTACTAGACTGTCCGGAAATGTTTAACATTATGTCTGGTTTTTTAAACGCAGAGGCAGAAATAGCAGGGGTGGTAAACAATGAATAA
- a CDS encoding DUF2125 domain-containing protein produces the protein MRIKVIFGSVFALIAAYSFFWFHLAGEAKNRTLEWIEQSEQRLDGIKLYVGDVTVSGFPYKIAIEATTFNVAIPEGKMGSEKILFTLPEIAAVYQPWKPNHIMIVTDYMDAVVGELSDPNLSMNFEKIMSSVILNPETQKLDNFSIIADMVNWQYGLAGEGLEISYLEKPEFHLRRNTGEVTEPTGFDLPVNRAVYFRSKGGLLSELSNSILGDKTDAITLETMLHANSQPDYTVESLAAWRDEGGTVSIKSFSYGTADQHIKISGDMTLDRNMKPLGAFDAEVTNISEVFRRLSENENLPDVARMMLRSEAENNTATETVPLSISMQNGQMYVGPIMVMELPAVIE, from the coding sequence ATGCGAATAAAGGTTATATTTGGTTCAGTTTTTGCGCTTATTGCGGCTTACAGTTTTTTCTGGTTTCATCTTGCGGGTGAAGCAAAGAACAGGACGCTTGAATGGATTGAACAAAGCGAACAGAGACTAGACGGTATCAAGCTTTATGTGGGTGATGTCACGGTGTCAGGCTTTCCTTATAAAATCGCGATTGAGGCCACAACATTTAACGTTGCCATTCCCGAAGGCAAAATGGGCAGTGAAAAAATTCTTTTTACCCTTCCTGAAATTGCCGCCGTTTATCAACCATGGAAACCAAACCATATTATGATCGTCACGGATTATATGGATGCGGTTGTTGGTGAATTAAGCGATCCGAATTTAAGCATGAATTTCGAAAAAATCATGTCATCAGTGATTTTAAATCCTGAAACACAGAAATTAGATAATTTTTCAATTATCGCTGATATGGTGAATTGGCAATACGGACTTGCGGGCGAAGGGCTTGAAATATCATATCTTGAAAAACCGGAGTTTCATTTAAGAAGGAACACGGGCGAGGTCACAGAACCGACCGGTTTTGATTTGCCGGTAAACCGCGCCGTTTATTTTAGATCCAAGGGCGGGTTACTGTCTGAATTATCAAATAGTATTCTTGGCGATAAAACTGACGCGATTACATTAGAAACGATGCTGCATGCAAACAGTCAACCGGACTACACAGTGGAAAGTCTAGCCGCGTGGCGTGATGAAGGGGGCACCGTTAGCATCAAATCATTTTCTTATGGTACCGCGGATCAGCATATTAAGATCAGTGGTGATATGACCTTGGACCGGAATATGAAACCACTTGGCGCGTTTGATGCCGAGGTCACAAACATTTCTGAAGTATTCAGAAGATTGTCAGAAAATGAAAATTTACCGGATGTTGCACGTATGATGTTAAGATCAGAAGCAGAAAACAACACTGCAACTGAAACTGTGCCACTATCCATCAGCATGCAAAATGGTCAGATGTATGTTGGACCGATTATGGTCATGGAATTACCGGCTGTTATTGAATAA
- the hisC gene encoding histidinol-phosphate transaminase, translating to MSGPKTHSWIEDLDVYVTGKSKAKSEKPPVKLSANESALGPSPKAMHAYRNASEALHRYPDPVYNDLRDAIAHKNNIDKSRIVCGVGSDEILKLACRAYMSPGDEALFVAHSFSMYPIAVTSVGGVPIEVEDTNYTADVDKILAAVTDKTKIIFIANPNNPTGTYIPMSEIERLWKNIPDHILLVLDAAYAEFIREDDYDAGIDLVERSNNVLMTRTFSKLYGLAALRLGWGYACKEIAETLDKIRDPFNVPSSAQIAGVEALNDTEFEEKAYTHNETWRTWLSDELAALELEVIPSQTNFILFKFNDDEKSATAANEYLLNEGYILRHYSGQGLEKFLRLTVGTEEENKEVIRLLKAFLEKINGNL from the coding sequence ATGAGCGGACCAAAAACACACAGCTGGATAGAAGACCTTGACGTTTACGTGACGGGGAAATCCAAAGCAAAAAGCGAAAAACCACCAGTAAAGCTTTCTGCAAACGAAAGCGCCCTTGGGCCAAGCCCAAAAGCCATGCACGCATATAGAAATGCGAGCGAGGCCCTTCATCGTTATCCTGACCCTGTTTATAATGATCTGCGTGATGCCATTGCCCATAAAAACAATATCGACAAATCCCGTATTGTTTGTGGTGTTGGCTCAGATGAAATTTTAAAACTTGCCTGTCGTGCCTATATGTCACCGGGTGATGAGGCCCTTTTCGTCGCACACAGTTTTTCAATGTATCCTATTGCCGTCACCAGTGTTGGCGGCGTTCCGATTGAAGTGGAAGATACAAATTACACCGCAGATGTGGATAAAATTCTTGCGGCCGTTACGGACAAAACGAAAATTATATTCATCGCAAACCCGAATAACCCAACAGGGACATATATCCCAATGAGCGAGATTGAAAGATTATGGAAAAACATTCCTGATCATATCTTGCTTGTGTTGGATGCGGCATACGCCGAGTTTATCCGCGAAGACGATTATGACGCCGGTATTGATCTTGTTGAAAGATCAAACAATGTGCTTATGACACGTACCTTTTCAAAATTATATGGTCTTGCGGCATTGCGTCTTGGTTGGGGTTATGCCTGTAAAGAAATTGCAGAAACACTCGATAAAATTCGCGACCCATTTAATGTGCCATCAAGCGCGCAGATCGCTGGCGTCGAAGCATTGAATGATACGGAATTTGAAGAAAAAGCATATACCCATAATGAAACATGGCGCACTTGGTTAAGTGATGAACTCGCCGCATTAGAACTTGAGGTTATCCCAAGCCAAACCAATTTCATTCTGTTTAAATTTAATGATGATGAGAAATCAGCAACAGCCGCCAATGAATATCTGTTAAACGAGGGATATATCCTGCGTCACTATAGTGGACAGGGGTTGGAAAAATTCCTAAGGTTAACTGTCGGTACAGAAGAAGAAAATAAAGAAGTGATCCGTTTGCTTAAAGCGTTTCTGGAAAAAATAAATGGAAATTTATAA
- a CDS encoding YHS domain-containing (seleno)protein — protein sequence MMDNLPRNLLIISAVIVSFLGAASLYFVRQDYQADSVIFDTSRNIAILGYDTVAYHSDREAVVGNMDYQVEWAGSTWLFASRKNRDLFAEKPNNYAPQYGGYDPLGISKGYTNPTDPTVFTVVAGRLYLHYSEDFRTHWNEDRGTNMVLANSNWAFIRERLLNQQNAE from the coding sequence ATGATGGATAATCTTCCGCGTAACTTGCTAATCATTTCGGCTGTAATCGTTTCCTTTCTGGGCGCCGCTTCGCTTTATTTTGTCAGACAAGATTACCAAGCTGATAGTGTTATTTTTGATACTAGTCGCAATATTGCAATTCTGGGCTATGACACAGTGGCTTATCATTCCGATCGTGAAGCCGTAGTCGGCAATATGGATTATCAGGTAGAGTGGGCGGGTTCAACATGGCTTTTTGCCAGTCGAAAAAACCGTGATTTATTTGCTGAAAAACCAAATAATTACGCACCGCAATATGGCGGATACGACCCACTTGGCATATCAAAAGGGTACACGAACCCAACCGACCCAACCGTATTCACCGTTGTTGCCGGCAGATTATATTTACATTATTCCGAAGATTTCAGAACCCACTGGAACGAGGACCGCGGTACAAACATGGTCCTCGCCAACAGTAATTGGGCTTTTATCCGTGAAAGATTGCTTAATCAGCAAAATGCTGAATAA
- the metW gene encoding methionine biosynthesis protein MetW produces MNKNHRASDIRVDLLLIANMIPDGSKVLDVGSGDGMLLDYLRREKNVIGRGIEISTEGVNQCVAKGLSVIQGNAEEEISHFPDNSFDYVILSQTLQAMDRPDKILEELLRVGKRAIVAFPNFGYWRVRFHLLLKGRMPVTKSLDYPWYSTPNIHFCTIRDFVDLCDQLNIKIEKGMAVDSSGSKLGSNSLFFSNFFGTQGLYVITRD; encoded by the coding sequence ATGAATAAAAATCATCGTGCTTCTGATATTCGTGTTGATCTGTTGCTGATTGCCAATATGATTCCTGATGGATCAAAGGTTCTTGATGTGGGATCGGGTGATGGCATGTTGCTTGATTATTTGCGCCGGGAAAAGAACGTTATTGGCCGTGGTATTGAGATCAGTACCGAAGGGGTTAATCAATGTGTGGCAAAAGGGCTTTCGGTTATTCAAGGAAATGCAGAAGAAGAGATCAGCCATTTTCCGGACAATAGTTTTGATTATGTGATCTTGAGCCAGACATTACAAGCCATGGATAGGCCGGATAAAATTCTTGAAGAATTGCTGCGTGTCGGCAAACGCGCCATTGTCGCCTTTCCGAATTTTGGATATTGGCGCGTGCGGTTCCATTTGCTTCTGAAAGGAAGGATGCCCGTTACTAAATCATTGGATTACCCGTGGTATAGCACGCCGAATATTCATTTTTGTACCATTCGTGATTTCGTTGATTTATGTGACCAGTTGAATATCAAAATTGAAAAGGGTATGGCGGTGGATAGCTCGGGCAGTAAGCTTGGATCAAATTCATTATTCTTTTCAAACTTCTTTGGAACGCAGGGTCTATACGTCATCACTCGTGACTAA